ACTGGGCGCCGGTGTTCAGAATCCAGAGCACGGCTTCCAAAATCGCGCGGGCAGGCACCGGTTTGCGTCCGGGACGGCCTTCGGGGATATGTTCCTCGGGACAGTGTTCCCGAATCCGCTCCCATTGGTCGTCGCGCAGGCGCAGCATGCGGGCACATTATAGGGAGTTTGTGCTTCGACACAACCATTTTGAGATAGGTTCTAGAGTGGGATACGCGCCCGCCGATCGCGCGAGGGTTGTGTAGGAAGGCTCACGCTTCGCGTGAGAACGATGCACAGAATGGCCCCCAGACTATCCACGAAAAGCAGTTGCCATCGGGCCTGCTCCATCCACGCCTCATATGTCATGGATTCCAGAGGGATTTCGCGCTGCACACGCATCTCAAAATCACCGACGGCCTTTTCGATGGTCAGGAACAGCGCGCGCCCGCTTCCGCCTCGCACATAGAGCCGAACCTGCTCCTGCTTGTCTGTCCCAATCGCCGCCACCAGGGTCTTCTTACTGTCGACAAACTCATTGAGACGAGCCGATAACACCCCGACCCCCAATTGCAAACCCGGCGTGCTCGCCGTCAGATCAGTCAATCGCGCCATCCCGCTCTCCAACCGGCTTGTCGCCAGATTGATCGGCTCGAGAAACGAAGATTGCTCTGTCAGCAGGTACCCGCGAAAATTCGTCTCCACATCTACGACCAACCCTTTCAATCGCAACACCTCTTCGAGAATTTTTGAGCGGTGCAGTTGGCGCTCGTGTTGCCCACGCCATTGCTCGAACAGATACAGATGCGCGAAAAACGACGAGGCGAGGGCGATCGTGGCGACAAGCAGGAGTCCGATAAGACGACCGCGTATCCCTACCATAAGTTCGTACGACACACTCCTTTCCAGGCTGCCGCCCCGGACCGAATAGTCAGCACCAGCGGTGGCTCGCTTCCTTGTGAGCACCGCACCCGGCAGGACTCAGCATCGAGCCATTCACACCACAGGCTGAACAGAGATTGGGAGGAGCGCCCGCTCCTCCCAATCCTGTCACAACGGCTTACAGCCAGTTCACGCGCTCGGCCGGCCGAATGTAGATCGGCTCTTCGACCTGGATGCGCGCCACTTCCTTGCCCGACTTGTTGAAGCCCAACACGGTATCGTTGTACATGTCGAACCGCTTCCCGTGGATTTGGGTTTCAAACACTTTCGGACCCGGAATGACATCGTACCGGAAGACGATCTGCTGGCTGGCTCTCCAGAGCTGGAGCACCGCCAACAGTTCGCGGCTGGGCACGAGGTACTTCTCGATGGCGTTATCCACGCCCGGGCCGAACATCTGCCGGGCATAGCCGCGCGGGCTATGCCGTGGCGGGATGT
The window above is part of the Nitrospira defluvii genome. Proteins encoded here:
- a CDS encoding CHASE3 domain-containing protein encodes the protein MSYELMVGIRGRLIGLLLVATIALASSFFAHLYLFEQWRGQHERQLHRSKILEEVLRLKGLVVDVETNFRGYLLTEQSSFLEPINLATSRLESGMARLTDLTASTPGLQLGVGVLSARLNEFVDSKKTLVAAIGTDKQEQVRLYVRGGSGRALFLTIEKAVGDFEMRVQREIPLESMTYEAWMEQARWQLLFVDSLGAILCIVLTRSVSLPTQPSRDRRARIPL